Proteins found in one Macaca nemestrina isolate mMacNem1 chromosome 4, mMacNem.hap1, whole genome shotgun sequence genomic segment:
- the C4H7orf57 gene encoding uncharacterized protein C7orf57 homolog isoform X6 — translation MLWFRSPWDFGFGWLQPASLVKTPTPGAAGSTHGDPRGADWYYHLPVKRSEKAVDAPPASQIPGLSNLGDSHGRDLPGTRRYWIKETDSEYVKLAKQGGRPDLLKHFVPGTRKGSPVAYSLPDWYIHHSKPPTANQQEVRAVSMPDYMVHEEFNPDQANGSYASRRGPFDFDMKTVWQREAEELEKEKKKLRLPAIDSKYLSKADTQLGPKDPTGSRLSFPPINGYKDEWLQQQRADSGKRTPKISRASVSSQSPRDPEGPQDAARLQDAEAPEGPEDAPESSHSPEESVSASTPAELK, via the exons ATGTTGTGGTTCCGCAGCCCCTGGGATTTTGGGTTTGGTTGGCTGCAGCCCGCCAGCCTTGTAAAAACTCCAACGCCGGGCGCCGCAGGCAGCACCCACGGAGACCCGCGGGGAGCTG ATTGGTATTACCATCTTCCAGTGAAGCGCTCTGAGAAGGCCGTGGATGCCCCACCAGCGTCCCAGATCCCAggtctcagcaatttgggagactcaCACGGCAGGGACCTGCCTGGGACTCGGAGATACTGGATAAAAGAAACAGATTCGGAATACGTGAAGCTCGCGAAACAAGGCGGCAGGCCTG attTGTTGAAGCACTTTGTCCCTGGGACCAGGAAAGGCTCCCCGGTGGCCTACTCCCTGCCAGACTGGTACATCCACCACAGCAAGCCACCGACAGCCAACCAGCAAGA AGTGCGGGCTGTCTCCATGCCGGATTACATGGTTCATGAAGAATTTAACCCCGATCAGGCCAACGGTAGCTATGCATCCAGAAGAGGGCCCTTCGACTTCGAcatgaaaacagtttggcaaAGAGAGGCTGAGGAacttgaaaaggagaaaaaaaag CTGAGGCTACCGGCCATTGACTCAAAGTACCTAAGCAAAGCAGACACCCAACTTGGCCCTAAGGACCCTACAGGAAGTAGACTCTCCTTCCCCCCCAT CAATGGTTATAAGGATGAGTGGTTGCAGCAGCAGCGAGCTGACTCAGGCAAGAGGACCCCGAAGATCTCCAGGGCGTCAGTGTCATCTCAGTCCCCACGAGACCCGGAAGGTCCCCAGGATGCAGCGAGGCTCCAGGACGCAGAGGCTCCTGAAGGTCCTGAGGATGCCCCAG AGTCTTCTCACA GCCCAGAAGAATCTGTATCTGCATCAACACCAGCAGAGCTCAAATAA
- the C4H7orf57 gene encoding uncharacterized protein C7orf57 homolog isoform X3, whose translation MRNTSKELQGATHRYAPCDWYYHLPVKRSEKAVDAPPASQIPGLSNLGDSHGRDLPGTRRYWIKETDSEYVKLAKQGGRPDLLKHFVPGTRKGSPVAYSLPDWYIHHSKPPTANQQEVRAVSMPDYMVHEEFNPDQANGSYASRRGPFDFDMKTVWQREAEELEKEKKKLRLPAIDSKYLSKADTQLGPKDPTGSRLSFPPINGYKDEWLQQQRADSGKRTPKISRASVSSQSPRDPEGPQDAARLQDAEAPEGPEDAPESSHSPEESVSASTPAELK comes from the exons ATGAGGAACACGAGCAAGGAACTTCAGGGCGCCACGCACCGCTACGCTCCCTGCG ATTGGTATTACCATCTTCCAGTGAAGCGCTCTGAGAAGGCCGTGGATGCCCCACCAGCGTCCCAGATCCCAggtctcagcaatttgggagactcaCACGGCAGGGACCTGCCTGGGACTCGGAGATACTGGATAAAAGAAACAGATTCGGAATACGTGAAGCTCGCGAAACAAGGCGGCAGGCCTG attTGTTGAAGCACTTTGTCCCTGGGACCAGGAAAGGCTCCCCGGTGGCCTACTCCCTGCCAGACTGGTACATCCACCACAGCAAGCCACCGACAGCCAACCAGCAAGA AGTGCGGGCTGTCTCCATGCCGGATTACATGGTTCATGAAGAATTTAACCCCGATCAGGCCAACGGTAGCTATGCATCCAGAAGAGGGCCCTTCGACTTCGAcatgaaaacagtttggcaaAGAGAGGCTGAGGAacttgaaaaggagaaaaaaaag CTGAGGCTACCGGCCATTGACTCAAAGTACCTAAGCAAAGCAGACACCCAACTTGGCCCTAAGGACCCTACAGGAAGTAGACTCTCCTTCCCCCCCAT CAATGGTTATAAGGATGAGTGGTTGCAGCAGCAGCGAGCTGACTCAGGCAAGAGGACCCCGAAGATCTCCAGGGCGTCAGTGTCATCTCAGTCCCCACGAGACCCGGAAGGTCCCCAGGATGCAGCGAGGCTCCAGGACGCAGAGGCTCCTGAAGGTCCTGAGGATGCCCCAG AGTCTTCTCACA GCCCAGAAGAATCTGTATCTGCATCAACACCAGCAGAGCTCAAATAA
- the C4H7orf57 gene encoding uncharacterized protein C7orf57 homolog isoform X4 has product MRNTSKELQGATHRYAPCDWYYHLPVKRSEKAVDAPPASQIPGLSNLGDSHGRDLPGTRRYWIKETDSEYVKLAKQGGRPDLLKHFVPGTRKGSPVAYSLPDWYIHHSKPPTANQQEVRAVSMPDYMVHEEFNPDQANGSYASRRGPFDFDMKTVWQREAEELEKEKKKLRLPAIDSKYLSKADTQLGPKDPTGSRLSFPPINGYKDEWLQQQRADSGKRTPKISRASVSSQSPRDPEGPQDAARLQDAEAPEGPEDAPGPEESVSASTPAELK; this is encoded by the exons ATGAGGAACACGAGCAAGGAACTTCAGGGCGCCACGCACCGCTACGCTCCCTGCG ATTGGTATTACCATCTTCCAGTGAAGCGCTCTGAGAAGGCCGTGGATGCCCCACCAGCGTCCCAGATCCCAggtctcagcaatttgggagactcaCACGGCAGGGACCTGCCTGGGACTCGGAGATACTGGATAAAAGAAACAGATTCGGAATACGTGAAGCTCGCGAAACAAGGCGGCAGGCCTG attTGTTGAAGCACTTTGTCCCTGGGACCAGGAAAGGCTCCCCGGTGGCCTACTCCCTGCCAGACTGGTACATCCACCACAGCAAGCCACCGACAGCCAACCAGCAAGA AGTGCGGGCTGTCTCCATGCCGGATTACATGGTTCATGAAGAATTTAACCCCGATCAGGCCAACGGTAGCTATGCATCCAGAAGAGGGCCCTTCGACTTCGAcatgaaaacagtttggcaaAGAGAGGCTGAGGAacttgaaaaggagaaaaaaaag CTGAGGCTACCGGCCATTGACTCAAAGTACCTAAGCAAAGCAGACACCCAACTTGGCCCTAAGGACCCTACAGGAAGTAGACTCTCCTTCCCCCCCAT CAATGGTTATAAGGATGAGTGGTTGCAGCAGCAGCGAGCTGACTCAGGCAAGAGGACCCCGAAGATCTCCAGGGCGTCAGTGTCATCTCAGTCCCCACGAGACCCGGAAGGTCCCCAGGATGCAGCGAGGCTCCAGGACGCAGAGGCTCCTGAAGGTCCTGAGGATGCCCCAG GCCCAGAAGAATCTGTATCTGCATCAACACCAGCAGAGCTCAAATAA
- the C4H7orf57 gene encoding uncharacterized protein C7orf57 homolog isoform X7 translates to MLWFRSPWDFGFGWLQPASLVKTPTPGAAGSTHGDPRGADWYYHLPVKRSEKAVDAPPASQIPGLSNLGDSHGRDLPGTRRYWIKETDSEYVKLAKQGGRPDLLKHFVPGTRKGSPVAYSLPDWYIHHSKPPTANQQEVRAVSMPDYMVHEEFNPDQANGSYASRRGPFDFDMKTVWQREAEELEKEKKKLRLPAIDSKYLSKADTQLGPKDPTGSRLSFPPINGYKDEWLQQQRADSGKRTPKISRASVSSQSPRDPEGPQDAARLQDAEAPEGPEDAPGPEESVSASTPAELK, encoded by the exons ATGTTGTGGTTCCGCAGCCCCTGGGATTTTGGGTTTGGTTGGCTGCAGCCCGCCAGCCTTGTAAAAACTCCAACGCCGGGCGCCGCAGGCAGCACCCACGGAGACCCGCGGGGAGCTG ATTGGTATTACCATCTTCCAGTGAAGCGCTCTGAGAAGGCCGTGGATGCCCCACCAGCGTCCCAGATCCCAggtctcagcaatttgggagactcaCACGGCAGGGACCTGCCTGGGACTCGGAGATACTGGATAAAAGAAACAGATTCGGAATACGTGAAGCTCGCGAAACAAGGCGGCAGGCCTG attTGTTGAAGCACTTTGTCCCTGGGACCAGGAAAGGCTCCCCGGTGGCCTACTCCCTGCCAGACTGGTACATCCACCACAGCAAGCCACCGACAGCCAACCAGCAAGA AGTGCGGGCTGTCTCCATGCCGGATTACATGGTTCATGAAGAATTTAACCCCGATCAGGCCAACGGTAGCTATGCATCCAGAAGAGGGCCCTTCGACTTCGAcatgaaaacagtttggcaaAGAGAGGCTGAGGAacttgaaaaggagaaaaaaaag CTGAGGCTACCGGCCATTGACTCAAAGTACCTAAGCAAAGCAGACACCCAACTTGGCCCTAAGGACCCTACAGGAAGTAGACTCTCCTTCCCCCCCAT CAATGGTTATAAGGATGAGTGGTTGCAGCAGCAGCGAGCTGACTCAGGCAAGAGGACCCCGAAGATCTCCAGGGCGTCAGTGTCATCTCAGTCCCCACGAGACCCGGAAGGTCCCCAGGATGCAGCGAGGCTCCAGGACGCAGAGGCTCCTGAAGGTCCTGAGGATGCCCCAG GCCCAGAAGAATCTGTATCTGCATCAACACCAGCAGAGCTCAAATAA
- the C4H7orf57 gene encoding uncharacterized protein C7orf57 homolog isoform X2, translating into MLWFRSPWDFGFGWLQPASLVKTPTPGAAGSTHGDPRGAVAASDSGSSRQRPEHLRTPGPAASVFSRSVQRLTMRNTSKELQGATHRYAPCDWYYHLPVKRSEKAVDAPPASQIPGLSNLGDSHGRDLPGTRRYWIKETDSEYVKLAKQGGRPDLLKHFVPGTRKGSPVAYSLPDWYIHHSKPPTANQQEVRAVSMPDYMVHEEFNPDQANGSYASRRGPFDFDMKTVWQREAEELEKEKKKLRLPAIDSKYLSKADTQLGPKDPTGSRLSFPPMPGQKNSSPTNFSKLISNGYKDEWLQQQRADSGKRTPKISRASVSSQSPRDPEGPQDAARLQDAEAPEGPEDAPESSHSPEESVSASTPAELK; encoded by the exons ATGTTGTGGTTCCGCAGCCCCTGGGATTTTGGGTTTGGTTGGCTGCAGCCCGCCAGCCTTGTAAAAACTCCAACGCCGGGCGCCGCAGGCAGCACCCACGGAGACCCGCGGGGAGCTG TTGCAGCTTCTGACAGCGGGTCAAGCAGGCAGCGTCCAGAGCACCTGCGAACACCAGGTCCGGCAGCATCTGTCTTTTCCCGCAGCGTGCAGCGCCTGACCATGAGGAACACGAGCAAGGAACTTCAGGGCGCCACGCACCGCTACGCTCCCTGCG ATTGGTATTACCATCTTCCAGTGAAGCGCTCTGAGAAGGCCGTGGATGCCCCACCAGCGTCCCAGATCCCAggtctcagcaatttgggagactcaCACGGCAGGGACCTGCCTGGGACTCGGAGATACTGGATAAAAGAAACAGATTCGGAATACGTGAAGCTCGCGAAACAAGGCGGCAGGCCTG attTGTTGAAGCACTTTGTCCCTGGGACCAGGAAAGGCTCCCCGGTGGCCTACTCCCTGCCAGACTGGTACATCCACCACAGCAAGCCACCGACAGCCAACCAGCAAGA AGTGCGGGCTGTCTCCATGCCGGATTACATGGTTCATGAAGAATTTAACCCCGATCAGGCCAACGGTAGCTATGCATCCAGAAGAGGGCCCTTCGACTTCGAcatgaaaacagtttggcaaAGAGAGGCTGAGGAacttgaaaaggagaaaaaaaag CTGAGGCTACCGGCCATTGACTCAAAGTACCTAAGCAAAGCAGACACCCAACTTGGCCCTAAGGACCCTACAGGAAGTAGACTCTCCTTCCCCCCCAT GCCTGGTCAAAAAAACAGTTCACCTACCAATTTTTCCAAACTCATTAGCAATGGTTATAAGGATGAGTGGTTGCAGCAGCAGCGAGCTGACTCAGGCAAGAGGACCCCGAAGATCTCCAGGGCGTCAGTGTCATCTCAGTCCCCACGAGACCCGGAAGGTCCCCAGGATGCAGCGAGGCTCCAGGACGCAGAGGCTCCTGAAGGTCCTGAGGATGCCCCAG AGTCTTCTCACA GCCCAGAAGAATCTGTATCTGCATCAACACCAGCAGAGCTCAAATAA
- the C4H7orf57 gene encoding uncharacterized protein C7orf57 homolog isoform X1, which yields MRNTSKELQGATHRYAPCDWYYHLPVKRSEKAVDAPPASQIPGLSNLGDSHGRDLPGTRRYWIKETDSEYVKLAKQGGRPDLLKHFVPGTRKGSPVAYSLPDWYIHHSKPPTANQQEVRAVSMPDYMVHEEFNPDQANGSYASRRGPFDFDMKTVWQREAEELEKEKKKLRLPAIDSKYLSKADTQLGPKDPTGSRLSFPPMPGQKNSSPTNFSKLISNGYKDEWLQQQRADSGKRTPKISRASVSSQSPRDPEGPQDAARLQDAEAPEGPEDAPESSHSPEESVSASTPAELK from the exons ATGAGGAACACGAGCAAGGAACTTCAGGGCGCCACGCACCGCTACGCTCCCTGCG ATTGGTATTACCATCTTCCAGTGAAGCGCTCTGAGAAGGCCGTGGATGCCCCACCAGCGTCCCAGATCCCAggtctcagcaatttgggagactcaCACGGCAGGGACCTGCCTGGGACTCGGAGATACTGGATAAAAGAAACAGATTCGGAATACGTGAAGCTCGCGAAACAAGGCGGCAGGCCTG attTGTTGAAGCACTTTGTCCCTGGGACCAGGAAAGGCTCCCCGGTGGCCTACTCCCTGCCAGACTGGTACATCCACCACAGCAAGCCACCGACAGCCAACCAGCAAGA AGTGCGGGCTGTCTCCATGCCGGATTACATGGTTCATGAAGAATTTAACCCCGATCAGGCCAACGGTAGCTATGCATCCAGAAGAGGGCCCTTCGACTTCGAcatgaaaacagtttggcaaAGAGAGGCTGAGGAacttgaaaaggagaaaaaaaag CTGAGGCTACCGGCCATTGACTCAAAGTACCTAAGCAAAGCAGACACCCAACTTGGCCCTAAGGACCCTACAGGAAGTAGACTCTCCTTCCCCCCCAT GCCTGGTCAAAAAAACAGTTCACCTACCAATTTTTCCAAACTCATTAGCAATGGTTATAAGGATGAGTGGTTGCAGCAGCAGCGAGCTGACTCAGGCAAGAGGACCCCGAAGATCTCCAGGGCGTCAGTGTCATCTCAGTCCCCACGAGACCCGGAAGGTCCCCAGGATGCAGCGAGGCTCCAGGACGCAGAGGCTCCTGAAGGTCCTGAGGATGCCCCAG AGTCTTCTCACA GCCCAGAAGAATCTGTATCTGCATCAACACCAGCAGAGCTCAAATAA
- the C4H7orf57 gene encoding uncharacterized protein C7orf57 homolog isoform X5 — MLWFRSPWDFGFGWLQPASLVKTPTPGAAGSTHGDPRGADWYYHLPVKRSEKAVDAPPASQIPGLSNLGDSHGRDLPGTRRYWIKETDSEYVKLAKQGGRPDLLKHFVPGTRKGSPVAYSLPDWYIHHSKPPTANQQEVRAVSMPDYMVHEEFNPDQANGSYASRRGPFDFDMKTVWQREAEELEKEKKKLRLPAIDSKYLSKADTQLGPKDPTGSRLSFPPMPGQKNSSPTNFSKLISNGYKDEWLQQQRADSGKRTPKISRASVSSQSPRDPEGPQDAARLQDAEAPEGPEDAPESSHSPEESVSASTPAELK; from the exons ATGTTGTGGTTCCGCAGCCCCTGGGATTTTGGGTTTGGTTGGCTGCAGCCCGCCAGCCTTGTAAAAACTCCAACGCCGGGCGCCGCAGGCAGCACCCACGGAGACCCGCGGGGAGCTG ATTGGTATTACCATCTTCCAGTGAAGCGCTCTGAGAAGGCCGTGGATGCCCCACCAGCGTCCCAGATCCCAggtctcagcaatttgggagactcaCACGGCAGGGACCTGCCTGGGACTCGGAGATACTGGATAAAAGAAACAGATTCGGAATACGTGAAGCTCGCGAAACAAGGCGGCAGGCCTG attTGTTGAAGCACTTTGTCCCTGGGACCAGGAAAGGCTCCCCGGTGGCCTACTCCCTGCCAGACTGGTACATCCACCACAGCAAGCCACCGACAGCCAACCAGCAAGA AGTGCGGGCTGTCTCCATGCCGGATTACATGGTTCATGAAGAATTTAACCCCGATCAGGCCAACGGTAGCTATGCATCCAGAAGAGGGCCCTTCGACTTCGAcatgaaaacagtttggcaaAGAGAGGCTGAGGAacttgaaaaggagaaaaaaaag CTGAGGCTACCGGCCATTGACTCAAAGTACCTAAGCAAAGCAGACACCCAACTTGGCCCTAAGGACCCTACAGGAAGTAGACTCTCCTTCCCCCCCAT GCCTGGTCAAAAAAACAGTTCACCTACCAATTTTTCCAAACTCATTAGCAATGGTTATAAGGATGAGTGGTTGCAGCAGCAGCGAGCTGACTCAGGCAAGAGGACCCCGAAGATCTCCAGGGCGTCAGTGTCATCTCAGTCCCCACGAGACCCGGAAGGTCCCCAGGATGCAGCGAGGCTCCAGGACGCAGAGGCTCCTGAAGGTCCTGAGGATGCCCCAG AGTCTTCTCACA GCCCAGAAGAATCTGTATCTGCATCAACACCAGCAGAGCTCAAATAA